CGCTGTTCCCTCTCTTCTCGTTCTCGCTCCAGGGTTCTTTGTCTGTCGAGTTCCTTCAGCCTCTCCAGCTCGAGGGCCCTCTCTCGTTCTTCTCTCTCTCTGGCCAAAGCCTGCTCCCTCTCCAGCCTCTCTCTTTCTAGAGcaagttctctctctctctgcaaaGCCTTTTCTCTTTCTAAGGCCTGCTCCTGTTCAAATCTCTCCCTTTCTAAAGCTCTCTGCCTTTCCTCTCTCTCCAGTGCAAGAGCTCGTTCCCGCTCTGCCTCCATTGCTCGTTCTTGCtcaagtttcctctgtttctcctGCCTTTCTAGCTCAAGAGCCTTTTCTCTTTCTATCTCAGCCTCCCTCTCTCTGCCCCTGTCTTCTTTAGCAGCAGCCTTAAGGACACTCACAGGTACTTGCACATGGGCTGAATGTGCTCCTGCGGCACCCTGGTTGGTGCCTAGATTCATCGGAAATTGAGTATGGCCTGTAGTCATGGCTGTGCGAGAAACAGCAGATACTAAACCCTCTGGAGGCCCTCTGCCAGGAATTGATGCAGCTGAGGCTGAAGTGTTATCCTGCCTATCACCATCATGGCCATGCCACCCTGCTCCAGAGAAAGCACCTTCCGACTCCATTTTAAGCGCCAGAAGCGTCAGAGGACCAGGCTTGCGCTCAGCGTGCCCACCGTGTGGTTCTGGGCTGCTACTACGACTGCCACTGCTTGAGGATCCAGAGCTGGAAGAACTGGGTGAGCGTCTAGCTGGGGCTACATCAGGACTAGGGGGACTCTGCTTAGGGGTGTCAGGTAGAGGAAATGATAATTCTGGTggtggagagggaggaggggtTGGCTGGCGTAGCTGAGGAGACAAAAGGGAAGGGATGTGTTGCTGCTGGGGTTGACAAGATGCTCCAGACCTCTCCCTGGCTACAGGCCCTCTAGCTGGCTCTCTGGGGATCCGCCTCTGGATACTGCCCTCCCAGTCATCATCGTCACCGTCCTCCTCTGCGTCCTCACTATCCTCATCATCACTGTCACAAACAGCTTCGCTGGATGCTGGGCCCCTCTCTAATCGGTGCTCAGCAACACGCATTGTCAAGGAGCCAGAGGCAGGAGGACCAGACATGTCAATATCCTGGTTCCTGTTACTCATCCCCTCATTCACTGCACCTGACATTGCAACTCCACCAGAAGGGCCTGGTGGCCTGTGCTGGTCAGTCAGTGCCGGTGTAACATCCTGGTGGTAAAACAAGCAAAACCAAGACTTAGTTTGTCATAGCACTATATGTCTGCTCAAAAACAATTCTTATCAGTGAATTCCTTGTAACATGGCATCATGCAAAAACACTGCATTGTGTCATAACCTGGGCAAATGTATGGAATTTTCACTTAATTATGTAACAACAAACAACTTTGCAATAATCTGCTACAGTAATACACTGTTTTGTAATAAGCAGGTTGAATGCAAAAAACTGCCctacatttaaaataaatcctgATACAATGTGATCATTACAAAATTAAGGAGTTGCAGTTTTTatgataaaagtgtaaaaataaggCACACTGTTTAACAGCCTACCAGAAAGATGTCTTTATCTGTATCCATGCTATACTTACAACAATTAATATAAATTAATTTGTTCATCCAGGGATTcccaaaaaagacaaacaaaaggcTTCAACTAATTCAACATTAAGTTGAAATAGCTGCTGAAAAACTGAAACCCTTGCATTCTGTAACAACCATCACAATAAGTGATACATTTCGCAAAATGTAATACAAGACCAAATGTACTGCATTTTGCATTCAAGCTGTTTATTCTACATTAGAATACATGATTGATTTTATGTTACAAAATGTACATACATTACATTTTGCAAAGTAACATAACAGACAAGTTTTACATTAAGTATTGTTCTAGTTCTTTCAATTGAGCAAGATCTTTTACAGCATGCAGTATGTCCGgacaaaaaataaagagaaaatctaCAGTATGATCCCCATTACAGAAGATAACAAAATGATGTCTGACCTGGGCTTGTGGAGGGCATGAGGTGCTGTTATTAACTTCTGTATGATCCTCTTGTTCTGTTAGAAAAACGTAAAATTAGACAGTCATCAAAATGATATCAAGACCAAGCACACACACTGTAACTCAGCTAGCTGCAATGTGGGATTTAAACTAAACTCACCATTAGTATCATATGCTTCGCGAGCTTCTCTCTCCAACCGCTGCCTCAGGAGCTCCTGTTGTTTCGCCAGGTACTGCTTTATGAAGCTGTTCTGGCTCATTTCCTCACCAATCTAAATACAAAAAAGAAACTACTGAAAACACCTGCCAACCCCTTAAGGAGACATACGTATTCcagatatttacattattttctaAAGCACATTTTGTTATCAATTCCTCAAAGATAATTCCATAAgtgaaaaagtttattttttccaaTGAACACAAATGCACCTTTGAGACACAAACCTGAGAGTTTGGCTGAAGTCCAATGTGAGCGGTGGAGGTCCTCTGCAGATTCTCCAGCATGAGAGCCTGTTATTGAGACAAGAAACAAGCAGGtgtacttttaaagtctttaaaggtAAATATTAAGAACATTGACAACAGCATAGTTTATGTATAAATACAATAGAAGGTGATTACACTTGCAATATCTCTATTCCTCATTCACTATTTTAGGTCCCTGTGTGTCATGAAATATCATCCTCACTGCCTGCTCACTTCCTAATTTTAGGATTGAAGAATTTTGCAAGTGAATAAGTTTGCTGCAGTTTGAAAAGGATAGATAATTGAGACCTATTTTCGGTGGTGGATATAATAACAgtagtttatgagattaaaaagcaGATACCTGATTTATAACCCCTTGGAAGCAAAACAACTTGGTATATGGTCTATTTTGACTTTATGAGAAACAGTTGAAGTTTTaagtcaaagtaatgaataaataaagagtTCTGAGCCACCGAACATTAATCTTAAAAGTAgcctaattaataaataaatgtagagcTAACTGATTTAGATAGATACTAGACACTTTTCAGTTAGCTGAGGGAGCCAACTGTAAAATATCAAGGAAATTTTTCCacacaattattttatttttaagctAATTGTTCCCCTCAAACTATACAATTTCACTCAAGACTTTACAACTGGGTGCTATGAGTTCTGCTGACACAAGATAGAAGGTAAAATATCTTATCAGTGTCAATTAACTTGTCAAACAAAACGGTCATAACATGCAAACACCATCAAGTAACAGTGATATACATGCCTAGTCAATCAGAACAAAATGAACCATGCTCTTCATAGTCAAAAAACAGGGTGCAAGAAAAAGCCACAGGACAAAAACGGACTTAAATTAAACACAGTCACTTTAGGATTCAGCACCAGAGATGCACCATGCTTATCTGCAGCTGCACTCAGTGTCAATCATGGAGAAGCTTATGACTGTGCTGTACATATTCTTAGTTTTTACCACATGTgtatataaacacaaaaaacaacactttCTTATGAGTTCCATACATGCGTATCACGACTAATACTGACACCATCAGTAGGCAAACTACGGTTAAATTTTATGTGTATATTTCTTGTTgcttaagaaaataaaaagatacaTTATCATTGAAGTAATGCTTAGTAATCAAACCATCACCAACGTCAAAGAAACGAACCATGCTATCGCAAAATTCAACTCAATGCAACTTTTACTCATAGACCAACACCATACAATAAACAGGTGGTAAGCCTATCAGTCAAAAGTAGAGAAACGTAGAATAACGTTCCAGCTTCAATAATCTAATGTTCTCCCTTCAATACATTCAAACCTGTCTCAAACTAGGGCTTAGAAGAAGCCAGACCTGTGATCATTAACTTCATGCCAATATGTGTAACTAATGTTGTATGTTATTATAATTACTTGTCGTCCTGTGTTTTCTTATTGTACCATGGACATTCATTGTTTTGCTGTGCTGAGTTTGATggtgtgttgtttttcttctgtcttaTTATTGTTTACTCTGACCTGTCAGGGACTACAGATGTGAAGCAAACTTcggctaattctggcatatttacacagATGTGTTCATCAATACGCACTATCAAATAAGTAAACCTatgaaaactataaaaacacGCGTTAATAGAAAACTATAAAAACACGCGTTAATATATGATGTATCCGCTCGCCAATGATTTATGAACCTGCCTTTAATTTCTTTGATTTAAACTGTACAAGATTACGCAATTTTTGTTTTGCATTAGACTTTTCTTCAAACGAGATTAAGCTGTAGAGTCAACTTTATTGTTGGGTTTTATTTATGTAACCTCAGAGCAAAGTGTCTGAATCTCCACGGGGTTGAGACAAacacaatacactgtaaaataaatgtaaacacCTGCTCTGTTGGCTCAGTTCGGCGGGTAAATAGTAACCGGACTAAAAAAAGAGATGAATGCTGGAGCAGCGGAATAGATATGGTTGAATGGCGTGTCgcaatgtaaacaaacagactcattTGAGGCATATGTACAATCATAGGCCAGGGGCAAGATTTTAGAAAAACTATTCTCCTGAGCACGTTCAGCACTGTACATTCTGTTGGGTGAATGTTAGATATCCGATAAGCATACTTTAGCTAACAAATAACGTGCGTAACAGACCTACAACAGAAACTCGTGCATTGGAACAGGACATGGTACAGACAGCGCTAAAGCGGTAAGATCGACAGCGGCAAACCAGGCGCTAAGGCCACCGCTAAACTCAAAGCGTTAGCTGACGGAGCTAACAAGCTAACAGGACAACATCAGTCCGACACACACTTTGAGAATAGCCACTAAGTTGACTCAACTCCGGCTCTGGGTACAGGGGGGGTGTTTCCGCTTGGGGGAAATACCACTCGGCGACAAGGCGGTGCAAATAAGCATGTTTTCAACCCGCAAGTGCCCGTTAACCGTGGTAACTCCACTACGCCGCTCGGTAGTAACGATACTCAGTTGTCGGCCCTCGAGAGAGCATCAGCCCGTCTCACCGTTCATGTTAGCCCGCAGCAGCGGTAGCCGCTCATTCCGCCACAAAACTCACCCCCTTGAGTCTTTTAATGAGCGCATTCTTCTGTCCGCTTTTTGAAAGTCCTCGCTCCTCAAGGGCAGCTTTTAAATCTGCTACTCGAAGGGACTGGAGCGGTCTCCCGTCCAGCGTAACGTCTTCGAGATCCGCCATTTTCCGTTCCTCTAGTCAGTTCCCAGCGCGAGCGAGCAACGCCTTCCCTCGACCGTCACCGACGACGACTTCCCCCTGGTCGAATTGGAAGAATATACCGCAAATACTTAGCTTTTGTACACTCACAACAAACATAATACATCCAAATGACTTTTAATTGTGTTAATGCTCCATACATATGACAAAAACaaatatgttaatattttattgcAGTAACGACTCGCTTTGCGTAATATATGCGCAATATTGACTTTCTCCAAAATACAGTGAACTAATAGGCTGGGCTGCGCATACTGGACACTGAGAAATCTGACAAGTCGATAAGATGCACACAATGTACCTGCAAAACAAAAccgataataataattttttaaaagtcATAAAGAAATAAACGCATAGAAATTGGGACATAAATTACTAAATAAACAGAAACATTGTTTGTGAAAGAAGCTGaggttataaaaaagtaaaatgcagtcATTGCTGTTTCAGAATAAATTTACTGAATTTAAACATCTAATAGTCTATGTAGTATTATAGAGTACATAATCTGTGCTTTAATTTAGTATTTATTGTTCAGTGTTAACCCTTGCAGACCTAAAACTATTTATATGGTAacgtctctacatttaaccttccctACATGATTTATCGCCTCTTAAAATaccattctctgcattttgcattttccagcaaaaatcaggtgtttcctatatttaatttgctgatcatgtatagtagatgttcataaaagctcagagtaaattcaaagattatatcagaacagacaaaactgacTTTTCCTGCCAACTATATTAATAActgcaattaaaaataagtgtttacaaccactttcatttgttaaactacatgggttttagtgCATCTGCATCTTGCATTTTTCAGCCAAGATGCctgaatttaatttactgaccatgtacagTCCATGTTCAGAGAAGCTCAggataaattcaaaagttattatatcagaacagacaaaacagaaaaaaatgtgacattttccaTTAATTATATCATTacctaaacataaaaataagtgcacacaaccactgtcacttgtccaactccatgggttttattggtgaatcaatttagcagaagatggcggtgtttccacattcactacagagcctctgaacatccaaatgggtcatactgtatctgatgatgatgaacagctgagaaactacattttaccttaaTCATTTGAGTGTATTAATTGAATTAATGGTTCATAAGTTATTTGACATTTAAAATCACTAGATGCTGTTAGTCACCAGcagttgtttaggtttttgatGGTTAAATAACAATCATTATATTTGTAGTTTCATTTAGGCCAACTGATAACTCAATGGACTGGTCACAAAATCATAGaggttatttctttgttttatttgtcaATAGTATTGTAATTTTCTCAGCTGATATGATTATtggtttacattttttaatactGTTACAATACTATCAAATATAACTGGTGTTAAAGGTTGACATAAAAATTTGTACCATTTTCAGCCATTTTTCTCAGCTCTCTTTCAGAGTAACTAATCGGTAATAATAAGCTAttatttattagtacatttttatttctgtaaagtaagtaataattcaaaaatataatatacactGTTAGAATGTAATAGAGTAGAGGTGTAAAGTTGCAGAATattgaaacacttttaaatgtaAGTATTAAAAATGAAGCAAGTAAATATATTTAGCTTCAATTCACCTAAAGCAGGGAGAGGCTGAAAGAAGACAGGAAAAGTAGATGATGCAGAGCCTGGAGTAAAGTGAGAGAAATTAGAAGAGATGGTGGTCTGGATGTCATTGGATAATCTGTAATTAATTTGGAGCTGAAAAACGTGTTttcaaaaaacagtcaaaaactgACATTCTCAAAGATAATATTTGGACCAATAGGGCTGAACACCACATTATACTGAATATGGAACCATAGTATATACAGGGGGTGATTATTGTGAATGATAAGAAACAGTTGAGCATCTTTTAGTGTAACTTCAGACATATAAAAgtatattttgatataataaatgtTCTACAAAATTACAGAAGGAGAGAGTACTACCACATTCTGTTGAAATATTGTCGTAGTTTGATTTAgagaaggggtgtcaaacatgcggcccgggggccaaatgcagcccaccaaagggtccagtttggtccctgggatgtttttgccaagtgcaaaaattccagtcttgaattgaattaagcaaaaaaaaaaaaaaagcttgaattaaggaaaaaatcttgaattaagcaaaaaaaaccaaaacaaaacaaaaaaaaattcaattaagtaaaaaaattcaattaagcccaaaaaaaaaatcttcaattaagtaaaaaaaatcttgaattaagccaaaaaaaaaaaagtcaaatttagcaaaaaatcttgaatttaacaACAAAATCTTCAaccaactaaaaaaaaatcttgaaataagccaaaaaaaaaatcttcaattaagttaaaaaaaaaaaaaatcttgaattaagctgaataaaatcttcaattaagtaaaaaaaaaaaaatcttgaattaagccaaaaaaaaaatctacaattaagtaaaaaaaaaatcttaaattaagacaaaaaaaaatctagaattaacttaaatttttttctttgttttagtgcaaaaaataacattaaattatgaaaatatttacatttataaactatcctgtaacactaaaatgtgaataacctgaacaaatatgaacaacctgaaaagtttaaagaaaattaagcacaattttaacaatttttctgcctgttcctcactgtttagtgtctttgtagatctgatccataatgcacatgtagaaatgataagttgaggcagaatattgttaaaaattgcactcaattttcttatgtttttaatttaaatttaattcttttcagggtttggttttttttttttggatagtttataaaagtaagtattttcattatttatattcattattattttttttttttttttttttttacactaaaacaaagacaaaaatttggagttgtcatcatttatggattattatgttattatttttctggttcggcccacttcagatcaaatttagctgaatatggcccctgaactaaaatgactttgacacccctgatttagaggatatggtgatttatttgttttttcctttattttattgaaATAAGTTGCATTGATGCACACTCCTGACCAGCTGGTGGCGGTAGTGAGCTACAGCCTTATTTGccgacgaagaagaagaggaggaagaagaaaaaaaagaagaagaagaaaatatttgCTAACAAGATTAGTACGTCTATGTTTCTTACATCTCCGTTCTGTTTTGCCGAAAATTGAGCCAGCAACTGTTAAAATGCAATAACGCAACAACTTAGTCTCCGTAGAACACAATGCCATGTTGAAATTGAGCAAAATTTAACTTGATAGAACGTTAGTGGCTGTGATTCGGCCGTAACTTAAAGCGGAGGTTGGTAAGAAACGAAGCAGTTTATCAGGATGTCGTGGTTCAGTCACGTCTGTCAAGGCTCAGACCCGCAGCAGCAGACTCCTGGTCCGGCAGGGGGGTCACTGACACCCCCAGACTGGACCGCCTGCTCCTCTCCCTACTCAGAAGATTTCCCCTCGCCGCCCCAGACCGCAACCGGTCCTCCCAGCCTGGAGAACCTGTCGTGCGTCTCAACGAATGCGGGTCAGTTCCGCGAACCGGACCCCATCTCTTATGTGACCCTCCAGGAGCAGCGGTGCGTCCTGAGCTGGTTCCAGGGTTGGACCCCCGTGCAGAGGGAGCGGTTCCTGCAGGACCTGTTGGGAAAAGCCGTGCCCGGGAAAGTGTGCACCCTCTTGGATTCGCTCAGTACTCTTCAGGTGCTTAGAAAAGCTTTGAATGGATCATCTTTTCTGATATTTCTTTGTGTAGAAAAGACctggggtgtcagactcattttagttcaggggccacatacagcccagtatgatctcaagtgggctggactagtaaaataataacataacctttagataatgacacctccaaactgttctctgttttttagagtaaaaaaaaaaaaaaaagacatttactcgatgaaaatgtttacatctacaa
The DNA window shown above is from Sphaeramia orbicularis chromosome 17, fSphaOr1.1, whole genome shotgun sequence and carries:
- the c17h14orf119 gene encoding uncharacterized protein C14orf119 homolog; amino-acid sequence: MSWFSHVCQGSDPQQQTPGPAGGSLTPPDWTACSSPYSEDFPSPPQTATGPPSLENLSCVSTNAGQFREPDPISYVTLQEQRCVLSWFQGWTPVQRERFLQDLLGKAVPGKVCTLLDSLSTLQVKDRLPNIFECQLRLWTQWFESWGEEERNHFLHMLEERDPVFVAHFYRSVAGTAGRD